The following are from one region of the Hydrogenophaga sp. BPS33 genome:
- a CDS encoding glutathione S-transferase family protein, translating to MQLHWSPKSPYVRKVMIAAHELGVVDQLALVRSVAAMLKPNPALMAVNPLSKIPALVLDDGSTLWDSVVICEYLNARAHGPLFPSEGPARWQALRWHALGDGMLDALILWRNEREREVPLVNLIAAFELKINAALALLESEVDALAQAPFTIGHLTLVCALGYIDYRFASHCWRGRAPRLAVWFETMAQRTSMKATEPVDG from the coding sequence ATGCAACTCCACTGGTCCCCCAAGTCGCCCTATGTGCGCAAGGTGATGATCGCGGCGCACGAACTCGGCGTGGTCGATCAACTTGCGCTCGTGCGTTCCGTTGCCGCCATGCTCAAGCCCAACCCGGCCCTCATGGCCGTGAACCCGCTCTCCAAGATCCCCGCGCTGGTGCTGGACGACGGCAGCACGCTGTGGGATTCGGTGGTGATCTGCGAATACCTGAACGCCCGTGCCCACGGGCCGCTGTTCCCCAGCGAAGGCCCGGCGCGCTGGCAGGCGCTGCGCTGGCACGCGTTGGGTGACGGCATGCTGGACGCGCTCATTCTCTGGCGCAACGAGCGCGAACGCGAGGTGCCGCTGGTGAATCTGATCGCCGCGTTCGAGCTCAAGATCAACGCTGCCCTGGCGCTGCTGGAATCGGAGGTCGACGCGCTCGCGCAAGCGCCCTTCACCATCGGGCATCTCACGCTGGTGTGTGCGCTGGGCTATATCGATTACCGGTTTGCCAGCCACTGCTGGCGCGGACGCGCGCCTCGGTTGGCGGTGTGGTTCGAGACCATGGCGCAACGGACTTCGATGAAGGCAACGGAGCCGGTGGACGGGTAA
- a CDS encoding CaiB/BaiF CoA transferase family protein, whose product MQTSRGPLSHVKVLDLSRILAAPWAGQILADLGAEVTKVERPGAGDDTRSWGPPFLKDADGNDTKEAGYYLAVNRGKRSITLRLDTPEGQKIVRELALKADIVLENYKAGTLERYGLDAASLRKINPRLIYCSVTGFGQTGPRRDQPAYDFLIQAMGGLMSVTGERDGQPGGGPQKVGVPIVDLMTGMYTAVSVLAALARRNETGVGDNIDIAMLDVQVATLANQAMNFLVSGKAPQRNGNAHPNIQPQDVYGCSDGDVILVVGNDGQFAKLCQVLGHPEWAEDPRYAANAERVRHIAELSARLRAEFAKRTRAELIAALDQVGVPCGAINTVPEVFEEPQVKARGMLKHVPHPSGVMVPQVSTPMRFEQTPLVDMPAPPTLGQHTDAVLGELGYDAQGIAALRAAGVV is encoded by the coding sequence ATGCAAACATCCCGTGGACCTTTGTCCCACGTGAAGGTCCTGGACCTCAGCCGCATCCTGGCCGCCCCCTGGGCCGGGCAGATCCTGGCCGACCTGGGCGCCGAGGTCACCAAGGTCGAGCGCCCCGGCGCGGGCGACGACACCCGTTCCTGGGGCCCACCCTTCCTGAAAGACGCCGACGGAAACGACACGAAAGAAGCGGGCTACTACCTCGCGGTGAACCGGGGCAAGCGCTCCATCACCCTGCGGCTGGACACGCCCGAGGGCCAGAAGATCGTGCGCGAACTCGCGCTGAAGGCCGACATCGTGCTGGAGAACTACAAGGCCGGCACGCTGGAGCGCTACGGCCTGGACGCCGCCAGCCTGCGCAAGATCAACCCGCGCCTGATCTACTGCTCCGTCACCGGCTTTGGCCAGACCGGCCCGCGCCGCGACCAGCCCGCGTACGACTTCCTCATCCAGGCCATGGGCGGCCTCATGAGCGTGACCGGCGAACGCGACGGCCAGCCCGGGGGCGGCCCGCAGAAAGTGGGCGTGCCCATCGTTGATCTGATGACCGGCATGTACACCGCCGTCTCCGTGCTCGCGGCCTTGGCGCGGCGCAACGAGACCGGCGTGGGCGACAACATCGACATCGCCATGCTCGATGTGCAGGTGGCCACGCTGGCCAACCAGGCCATGAACTTTCTCGTGTCGGGCAAGGCACCACAACGCAACGGCAACGCGCACCCCAACATCCAGCCGCAGGACGTGTACGGCTGCAGCGACGGCGACGTGATCCTCGTCGTCGGCAACGACGGGCAGTTCGCCAAGCTATGCCAGGTGCTCGGCCACCCCGAATGGGCCGAAGACCCGCGCTACGCGGCCAACGCCGAGCGCGTGCGCCACATCGCCGAGCTCTCCGCGCGGTTGCGCGCGGAATTTGCCAAGCGCACCCGCGCCGAACTCATCGCCGCACTGGACCAGGTCGGTGTGCCCTGTGGCGCCATCAACACCGTGCCCGAGGTGTTCGAGGAACCGCAGGTCAAAGCCCGTGGCATGCTCAAGCACGTGCCACACCCCAGCGGCGTGATGGTGCCGCAGGTGTCCACGCCCATGCGGTTCGAGCAAACGCCGCTGGTCGACATGCCCGCGCCCCCGACCCTGGGCCAGCACACCGATGCGGTGTTGGGCGAACTCGGCTACGACGCACAAGGCATCGCCGCGCTGCGCGCGGCGGGCGTGGTTTGA